One segment of Macrotis lagotis isolate mMagLag1 chromosome 1, bilby.v1.9.chrom.fasta, whole genome shotgun sequence DNA contains the following:
- the NYX gene encoding nyctalopin: MEEDPEGILPGFLCFHRRRSLAASELQDVNRLEMFALILNGERRSNLHEHKSCSVARVAVSQPAVFLAKRPEWFASSFPISFYRLRKPRQGWVTCRGSAARSQASRPDCRAASAQPPGSPGGWEAGVRRLVLTAASSPLPAARAAVLCCPWAQALWACARTCPAGCTCTAERSCSVLCDRTGLLRIPAEFPGQAAAIALDRNGIRFLAERAFGTLPSLRRLSLSHNRISVITPGAFKGLPQLAELSIAHNADLRYLHSRTFAALRRLVRLDLAACGLFGIPERLLAELPALRELAAFRNHFRRVPAAVRGLPNLTHLYLERNRIEAVAYDSLRGLGRLRSLSLQGNRIGVLHAGAFRGCGAVEHLHLNDNLLGALPAGSFAGLGRLRTLNLGGNALGRVSRAWFAELAELEVLRLDRNRIRFVEDGAFGNLSSLAALHLNGNRLSSLPLAAFQPAFPLGRLFLFRNPWRCDCALQWLQEWMESSGRAADVPCAAPASVAGADLSRVAFRRSGEGLCLDPEELNATGPGEGAGGSEESERAGASAGRAGALGVLLSRLLAPRAPPEGNATGGGASATGGGASATGGGAHNASVPRSRASRPAGPGPARALPCWASLHLFLCAIVTRLNVE; encoded by the exons GTGAAAGGAGGAGTAATTTGCACGAACACAAGAGCTGTTCAGTTGCCCGTGTAGCCGTGAGCCAACCtgcagttttcttggccaagagaCCAGAGTggtttgcttcttccttccccatctcattttacagattaaggaaGCCGAGGCAGGGCTGGGTGACTTGCCGGGGGTCCGCAGCTCGGTCCCAGGCCAGTCGCCCTGACTGCCGCGCTGCGTCCGCCCAGCCCCCTGGCAGTCCCGGAG GCTGGGAGGCTGGGGTTCGGCGCCTCGTACTAACCGCggcctcttctcctctccccgcGGCCCGCGCAGCCGTGCTCTGCTGCCCCTGGGCGCAGGCGCTCTGGGCCTGTGCGCGCACCTGCCCGGCCGGCTGCACCTGCACGGCCGAGCGCAGCTGCTCGGTGCTGTGCGACAGGACGGGCCTCCTGCGGATCCCGGCCGAGTTCCCCGGCCAGGCCGCGGCCATCGCCCTGGACAGGAACGGCATCCGGTTCCTGGCGGAGCGCGCCTTCGGGACGCTGCCCTCCCTGCGGCGCCTGTCGCTGAGCCACAACCGCATCTCCGTCATCACGCCGGGGGCCTTCAAGGGCCTGCCGCAGCTGGCCGAGCTCAGCATCGCGCACAACGCCGACCTGCGCTACCTGCACAGCAGGACCTTCGCGGCGCTGCGGCGCCTGGTGCGGCTGGACCTGGCGGCCTGCGGCCTCTTCGGCATCCCCGAGCGGCTGCTGGCCGAGCTGCCGGCCCTGCGGGAGCTGGCCGCCTTCCGCAACCACTTCCGGCGCGTGCCGGCGGCGGTGCGCGGCCTGCCCAACCTGACGCACCTCTACCTGGAGCGCAACCGCATCGAGGCCGTGGCCTACGACTCGCTGCGCGGCCTGGGCCGCCTGCGCTCGCTCAGCCTGCAGGGCAACCGCATCGGCGTGCTGCACGCCGGCGCCTTCCGGGGCTGCGGGGCCGTGGAGCACCTGCACCTCAACGACAACCTGCTGGGCGCCCTGCCCGCGGGCTCCTTCGCCGGCCTGGGCCGCCTGCGGACGCTCAACCTGGGCGGTAACGCGCTCGGCCGGGTGTCCCGCGCCTGGTTCGCGGAGCTGGCGGAGCTCGAGGTGCTGCGCCTCGACAGGAACAGGATCCGGTTCGTGGAGGACGGCGCCTTCGGGAACCTCAGCAGCCTGGCGGCCCTGCACCTCAACGGCAACCGCCTGTCCTCCCTGCCGCTGGCCGCCTTCCAGCCCGCCTTCCCGCTCGGCCGCCTCTTCCTCTTCCGGAACCCCTGGCGCTGCGACTGCGCGCTGCAGTGGCTGCAGGAGTGGATGGAGAGCTCGGGCCGGGCCGCCGACGTGCCCTGCGCCGCCCCGGCCTCCGTGGCCGGCGCCGACCTCAGCCGCGTGGCCTTCCGCCGCTCCGGGGAGGGGCTCTGCCTGGACCCCGAGGAGCTCAACGCCACGGGCCCCGGCGAGGGCGCGGGCGGGAGCGAGGAGAGCGAGCGCGCAGGCGCGAGCGCGGGCCGCGCAGGCGCGCTGGGCGTCCTGCTCTCCCGGCTGCTGGCCCCGCGGGCCCCGCCGGAGGGCAACGCCAcggggggcggggcctcggccacggggggcggggcctcggccaCGGGGGGCGGGGCCCACAACGCCTCTGTGCCGCGCAGCCGGGCCTCGCGCCCCGCGGGGCCCGGGCCGGCCCGGGCCCTGCCCTGCTGGGCCTCCCTCCACCTGTTTCTCTGTGCCATAGTGACGAGACTGAACGTGGAATGA